One window of the Aquila chrysaetos chrysaetos chromosome 8, bAquChr1.4, whole genome shotgun sequence genome contains the following:
- the MED1 gene encoding mediator of RNA polymerase II transcription subunit 1 isoform X1, translated as MKAAPGGAEETEKLNKMSTLLEKLHAKYNQNRPWTETMKLVRQVMEKRVVMNSGGHQHLVSCLETLQKALKVSSLPAMTDRLESIARQNGLGSHLSANGTECYITSDMFYVEVQLDPTGLLCDVKVAHHGENPVSCPELVQHLREKNFDEFSKHLRGLVNLYKLPGDNKLKTKMYLALQSLELDLSKMAGMYWQATNANPLDKILHGSVGYLTPRSGGLLMNLKYYVSPYDLFEDGTGAPVILHENNVPRSLGMNVSVTVEGTMTMYKLPIAPLIMGSHPVDSKGTPSFSSITSANSVDLPACFFLKFPRPIPVSRAFIQKLQGCTGIPLFDTPPTFVPLYELITQFELSKEADPLPLNHNMRFYAALPGQQHCYFLNKDAPLPDGRSLQGTLISKIAFQHPGRVPLILNLIRHQVAYNTLIGSCVKRTVLKEDSPGILQFEVCPLSDSCFSVSFQHPVNDSLVCVVMDVQDSTHVNCKLYKGLSDALICTDDFIAKVVQRCMSIPVTMRAIRRKAETIQADTPALSLIAETVEDMVKKNLPPASSPGYGMTTGSNPMSGTTTPTNTFPGGPITTLFNMSISMKERHDSVGHGEDFSKVSQNPILTSLLQITGNVGSTIGSSPTPPHHTPPPVSSPASNTKNHPMLMNLLKENPPQDFSTLYGSSPLERQNSSSGSPRMEMGPGGNKQKKKKSRMPADKPKHQTEDDFQRELFSMDVDSQNPIFDVNMTADTLDTPHITPAPSQCSTPPTTYPQPIPHSQPSIQRMVRLSSSDSIGADVTDILSDIAEEASKLPTTNEDCPPIGTPVRDSSSSGHSQSALFDPDVFQTNNSENPYTDPADLIADAAVSPNSDSSNHFFPDGVDFNPDLLNSQSQSGFGEEYFDESSQSGDTDDFKGYASQALTTLGVQVLGTDGGENKFKGSNQSDTVDFSIIAAASKALGSSDIMEHHSGGQSPLLNTGDIGKEKSQKRVKEGNGSGSNMAGPGIDGKPGKRSRTPSSDGKSKEKLPKRKKQETDGKSPSHSSSNRPFTPPASTGGSKSPGSSGRSQTPPGVATPPIPKITIQIPKGTVTVGKPSSHGQYTSSGSVTSSSSKSHHSHSSSSSSSSSSTSGKIKSSKSEGSSGSKMSSSLYSGQGSSSSGQSKSSAQSVGKPGSSPITKHGLSSGSGSTKMKPQGKPSSLMNPSMSKPNISPSHSRPSGGSDKLASPMKPVPGTPPSSKAKSPISSGSGGSHMSGTGSSSSMKSSSGMGSSGSMSQKPPPSSNSSTASSSSFSSSGSSMSSSQNQHGSSKGKSPSRNKKPSLTAVIDKLKHGVVTSGPGGDDPMDGQMGPSSNSSSHTMSSKHNMSGGEFQGKREKSDKEKSKVSVSGGSVDSSKKTSDSKNVGSTGVAKIIISKHDGGSPSIKAKVTLQKPGEGGGDSLRPQMASSKSYGSPLISGSTPKHERCSPSHSKSPAYTPQNIDSESESGSSIAEKSYQNSPSSDDGIRPLPEYSSEKHKKHKKEKKKVKDKDRDRDRDRDKDRDKKKSHSMKPESWSKSPISADQSLSMTSSAILSAERPSRASPEFLIGEEDDDLMDVALIGN; from the exons ATGAAGGCGGCGCCGGGCGGTGCCGAGG aaacagagaagctgAATAAGATGAGTACCCTCTTAGAAAAACTTCATGCAAAGTACAACCAAAACAGACCTTGGACAGAAACCATGAAGTTAGTCCGTCAAGTCATG GAAAAGCGAGTTGTGATGAACTCTGGGGGGCACCAACATCTGGTGAGCTGTTTGGAGACTTTGCAGAAGGCATTAAAAG TATCTTCTCTGCCTGCCATGACAGATCGCTTAGAGTCTATAGCTAGACAAAATGG CCTTGGATCTCACCTTAGTGCAAATGGCACTGAATGTTACATCACTTCAGACATGTTCTATGTGGAAGTCCAGTTAGATCCTACAGGGCTGCTGTGTGATGTCAAGGTGGCTCACCACGGAGAAAACCCTGTG agttGTCCAGAATTGGTGCAACATCTGAG agagaaaaattttgATGAATTTTCTAAGCACCTAAGGGGGCTTGTGAACCTGTATAAGTTGCCAGGAGACAA caaACTTAAAACTAAAATGTACTTAGCTCTGCAGTCCTTAGAGTTGGATCTCTCAAAAATGGCAGGGATGTATTG GCAAGCCACCAATGCAAATCCCCTCGACAAGATTCTTCATGGCAGTGTTGGCTATCTCACTCCCAGGAGTGGAG GTCTTCTGATGAATCTCAAGTATTATGTCTCGCCCTATGATTTATTTGAAGATGGCACTGGAGCCCCTGTTATTTTGCACGAGAACAATG TTCCTCGGTCTTTGGGTATGAATGTATCAGTAACAGTTGAGGGAACCATGACTATGTACAAACTTCCAATTGCACCACTGATTATGGGCTCTCATCCAGTTGACAGCAAAGG AACTCCGTCTTTCTCGTCGATCACCAGTGCCAACAGTGTGGACTTACCAGCTTGTTTCTTCCTGAAATTCCCACGTCCCATTCCAGTGTCTCGAGCTTTCATTCAGAAACTTCAGGGCTGCACAG GTATTCCACTGTTCGACACACCACCAACATTTGTACCCTTGTATGAGTTGATCACACAGTTTGAATTATCCAAGGAGGCTGATCCTCTACCTTTAAACCACAATATGCGCTTCTATGCA GCTCTTCCAGGACAGCAGCACTGTTACTTTCTGAACAAAGATGCTCCTCTCCCAGATGGAAGAAGCCTTCAAGGAACTCTGATTAGTAAAATCGCCTTCCAGCACCCAGGACGGGTTCCTCTCATCCTCAATTTGATCAGACATCAAGTGGCGTACAACACGCTGATTGGCAGCTGTGTCAAGcgaactgttttaaaagaag ATTCTCCTGGGATCCTGCAGTTTGAAGTTTGTCCTCTCTCTGACTCCTGTTTTAGTGTATCCTTTCAGCATCCTGTGAATGACTCCCTGGTGTGCG TGGTAATGGATGTGCAAGACTCTACTCATGTGAACTGTAAGCTGTACAAAGGGCTGTCCGATGCTCTTATCTGTACAGATGATTTCATTGCCAAAGTTGTTCAAAG ATGTATGTCCATTCCTGTCACCATGAGAGCAATTCGTAGAAAAGCAGAAACGATTCAAGCAGACACACCAGCCTTGTCCCTCATTGCAGAGACAGTAGAAGATATggtgaagaaaaatcttcccccagccagcagcccagGGTATGGCATGACCACAGGCAGCAACCCAATGAGTGGTACCACTACCCCAACAAACACTTTTCCTGGGGGGCCCATCACTACTTTGTTTAACATGAGCATAAGCATGAAAGAGAGGCATGACTCGGTGGGCCATGGGGAGGACTTCAGCAAAGTGTCTCAGAACCCTATTCTCACTAGTTTGTTGCAGATCACAGGGAATGTGGGGTCTACCATTGGCTCAAGTCCAACCCCTCCCCATCACACACCACCACCAGTATCCTCACCAGCAAGCAACACCAAGAACCACCCCATGCTCATGAACCTTCTTAAAGAGAATCCCCCTCAGGATTTCTCCACTCTGTATGGGAGCAGCCCTCTCGAAAGGCAGAACTCTTCCTCTGGCTCCCCCAGAATGGAAATGGGCCCTGGGGGgaataagcaaaagaaaaaaaagtcccgCATGCCGGCCGACAAGCCCAAGCATCAGACTGAGGATGATTTCCAGAGGGAGCTCTTTTCAATGGATGTTGACTCCCAGAATCCCATTTTTGATGTCAACATGACTGCAGATACCCTGGACACCCCTCATATTACTCCAGCACCCAGCCAATGCAGCACTCCTCCTACTACATACCCACAGCCTATACCTCACTCGCAGCCCAGTATTCAGAGAATGGTTCGACTTTCTAGTTCGGACAGCATTGGAGCCGATGTTACTGATATCCTTTCGGATATAGCAGAGGAGGCTTCCAAGCTACCCACCACTAACGAGGACTGTCCACCCATTGGTACTCCAGTAAGAGACTCTTCTAGTTCAGGACATTCACAAAGTGCCCTCTTTGACCCAGATGTTTTTCAGACGAACAATAGTGAGAACCCATACACAGATCCAGCAGACCTGATAGCAGATGCTGCTGTGAGCCCCAACAGCGATTcttcaaaccatttttttccagatggagTAGATTTCAATCCTGACTTGCTGAACAGTCAGAGTCAAAGTGGCTTTGGGGAGGAGTACTTTGATGAGAGTAGTCAGAGTGGAGACACTGATGATTTCAAGGGCTATGCGTCCCAGGCTCTAACTACTTTGGGGGTGCAAGTCTTGGGGACTGATGGGGGGGAAAATAAGTTTAAGGGGAGTAATCAGTCCGATACGGTAGATTTTAGTATTATTGCAGCTGCAAGCAAAGCACTGGGGTCCTCTGACATCATGGAGCATCACAGTGGAGGTCAGAGCCCTTTACTGAATACAGGGgatataggaaaagaaaagtctcAGAAACGGGTAAAGGAAGGCAATGGTTCTGGAAGTAACATGGCGGGTCCCGGGATAGACGGGAAGCCAGGCAAGCGCAGCCGGACACCATCCAGTGATGGTAAAAGTAAAGAGAAACTTCCGAAGCGGAAGAAGCAGGAGACAGATGGGAAATCTCCATCTCACAGTTCATCAAACAGGCCTTTCACACCACCAGCAAGCACAGGTGGGTCCAAATCTCCTGGGAGTTCAGGCAGATCTCAGACTCCTCCTGGTGTAGCTACTCCTCCTATTCCAAAAATAACCATTCAGATCCCAAAAGGAACAGTGACTGTGGGCAAACCGTCTTCACATGGCCAGTATACAAGTAGTGGCTCTgtcacctcctccagcagcaaaaGCCATCATAGccattcttcctcctcctcttcttcctcctcttcaacctcaggcaaaattaaaagcagcaaatcaGAAGGGTCTTCTGGCTCAAAGATGAGCAGCAGCCTCTACTCAGGCCAAGGCAGCTCAAGTTCAGGTCAGTCCAAAAGCTCAGCTCAGTCGGTGGGAAAGCCTGGATCCTCCCCCATCACCAAACATGGCCTCAGCAGCGGTTCTGGAAGTACCAAGATGAAACCTCAAGGAAAGCCATCATCACTTATGAACCCTTCCATGAGTAAACCAAACATCTCTCCATCTCATTCTAGACCCTCGGGAGGTTCTGACAAGCTTGCTTCTCCCATGAAACCTGTCCCGGGTACTCCCCCATCATCTAAAGCGAAGTCACCTATCAGTTCAGGTTCCGGAGGCTCCCATATGTCTGGGACCGGATCAAGCTCAAGTATGAAATCATCTTCAGGAATGGGATCCTCTGGGTCTATGTCACAGAAACCACCTCCTTCATCAAATTCTTCGACGGCgtcttcatcttccttttcgTCTAGCGGGTCTTCCATGTCTTCATCTCAAAACCAGCATGGAAGTTCCAAAGGCAAGTCTCCAAGCAGAAACAAGAAGCCATCTCTGACTGCAGTCATAGACAAACTTAAACATGGGGTTGTCACTAGCGGGCCTGGTGGAGATGACCCAATGGATGGACAAATGGGGCCAAGTTCCAATTCCTCAAGCCATACTATGTCCTCCAAACACAATATGTCCGGAGGTGAGTTCCAGGGCAAACGTGAGAAGAGTGACAAAGAGAAATCTAAAGTCTCTGTTTCTGGAGGATCTGTTGACTCTTCCAAGAAGACTTCAGATTCCAAAAATGTTGGAAGCACTGGAGTGGCCAAAATTATCATCAGCAAACACGATGGTGGTTCCCCTAGCATTAAAGCCAAAGTAACTTTGCAGAAacctggggaaggaggtggggaTAGCCTAAGGCCTCAGATGGCTTCTTCCAAAAGCTATGGATCCCCTCTAATCAGTGGATCTACTCCAAAACATGAACGCTGCTCTCCCAGCCACAGTAAGTCACCAGCATACACTCCCCAAAACATAGACAGTGAGAGTGAGTCGGGCTCTTCCATAGCAGAGAAATCCTACcagaacagccccagctctgatGATGGCATTAGGCCTTTGCCTGAATATAGCTCAGAAAAACACAAGAAgcacaaaaaagagaagaaaaaagtgaaagacaAAGACCGGGACAGAGATCGGGATCGGGATAAAGACAGAGACAAGAAGAAATCTCACAGCATGAAGCCAGAGAGCTGGTCAAAGTCCCCAATTTCAGCTGACCAGTCTCTCTCCATGACAAGCAGTGCTATCCTTTCGGCTGAGCGCCCATCCCGGGCTAGCCCTGAGTTTTTGATCGGGGAAGAAGATGACGATCTCATGGATGTTGCTCTAATtggcaattaa
- the MED1 gene encoding mediator of RNA polymerase II transcription subunit 1 isoform X3 has protein sequence MKAAPGGAEETEKLNKMSTLLEKLHAKYNQNRPWTETMKLVRQVMEKRVVMNSGGHQHLVSCLETLQKALKVSSLPAMTDRLESIARQNGLGSHLSANGTECYITSDMFYVEVQLDPTGLLCDVKVAHHGENPVSCPELVQHLREKNFDEFSKHLRGLVNLYKLPGDNKLKTKMYLALQSLELDLSKMAGMYWQATNANPLDKILHGSVGYLTPRSGGLLMNLKYYVSPYDLFEDGTGAPVILHENNVPRSLGMNVSVTVEGTMTMYKLPIAPLIMGSHPVDSKGTPSFSSITSANSVDLPACFFLKFPRPIPVSRAFIQKLQGCTGIPLFDTPPTFVPLYELITQFELSKEADPLPLNHNMRFYAALPGQQHCYFLNKDAPLPDGRSLQGTLISKIAFQHPGRVPLILNLIRHQVAYNTLIGSCVKRTVLKEDSPGILQFEVCPLSDSCFSVSFQHPVNDSLVCVVMDVQDSTHVNCKLYKGLSDALICTDDFIAKVVQRCMSIPVTMRAIRRKAETIQADTPALSLIAETVEDMVKKNLPPASSPGLLQITGNVGSTIGSSPTPPHHTPPPVSSPASNTKNHPMLMNLLKENPPQDFSTLYGSSPLERQNSSSGSPRMEMGPGGNKQKKKKSRMPADKPKHQTEDDFQRELFSMDVDSQNPIFDVNMTADTLDTPHITPAPSQCSTPPTTYPQPIPHSQPSIQRMVRLSSSDSIGADVTDILSDIAEEASKLPTTNEDCPPIGTPVRDSSSSGHSQSALFDPDVFQTNNSENPYTDPADLIADAAVSPNSDSSNHFFPDGVDFNPDLLNSQSQSGFGEEYFDESSQSGDTDDFKGYASQALTTLGVQVLGTDGGENKFKGSNQSDTVDFSIIAAASKALGSSDIMEHHSGGQSPLLNTGDIGKEKSQKRVKEGNGSGSNMAGPGIDGKPGKRSRTPSSDGKSKEKLPKRKKQETDGKSPSHSSSNRPFTPPASTGGSKSPGSSGRSQTPPGVATPPIPKITIQIPKGTVTVGKPSSHGQYTSSGSVTSSSSKSHHSHSSSSSSSSSSTSGKIKSSKSEGSSGSKMSSSLYSGQGSSSSGQSKSSAQSVGKPGSSPITKHGLSSGSGSTKMKPQGKPSSLMNPSMSKPNISPSHSRPSGGSDKLASPMKPVPGTPPSSKAKSPISSGSGGSHMSGTGSSSSMKSSSGMGSSGSMSQKPPPSSNSSTASSSSFSSSGSSMSSSQNQHGSSKGKSPSRNKKPSLTAVIDKLKHGVVTSGPGGDDPMDGQMGPSSNSSSHTMSSKHNMSGGEFQGKREKSDKEKSKVSVSGGSVDSSKKTSDSKNVGSTGVAKIIISKHDGGSPSIKAKVTLQKPGEGGGDSLRPQMASSKSYGSPLISGSTPKHERCSPSHSKSPAYTPQNIDSESESGSSIAEKSYQNSPSSDDGIRPLPEYSSEKHKKHKKEKKKVKDKDRDRDRDRDKDRDKKKSHSMKPESWSKSPISADQSLSMTSSAILSAERPSRASPEFLIGEEDDDLMDVALIGN, from the exons ATGAAGGCGGCGCCGGGCGGTGCCGAGG aaacagagaagctgAATAAGATGAGTACCCTCTTAGAAAAACTTCATGCAAAGTACAACCAAAACAGACCTTGGACAGAAACCATGAAGTTAGTCCGTCAAGTCATG GAAAAGCGAGTTGTGATGAACTCTGGGGGGCACCAACATCTGGTGAGCTGTTTGGAGACTTTGCAGAAGGCATTAAAAG TATCTTCTCTGCCTGCCATGACAGATCGCTTAGAGTCTATAGCTAGACAAAATGG CCTTGGATCTCACCTTAGTGCAAATGGCACTGAATGTTACATCACTTCAGACATGTTCTATGTGGAAGTCCAGTTAGATCCTACAGGGCTGCTGTGTGATGTCAAGGTGGCTCACCACGGAGAAAACCCTGTG agttGTCCAGAATTGGTGCAACATCTGAG agagaaaaattttgATGAATTTTCTAAGCACCTAAGGGGGCTTGTGAACCTGTATAAGTTGCCAGGAGACAA caaACTTAAAACTAAAATGTACTTAGCTCTGCAGTCCTTAGAGTTGGATCTCTCAAAAATGGCAGGGATGTATTG GCAAGCCACCAATGCAAATCCCCTCGACAAGATTCTTCATGGCAGTGTTGGCTATCTCACTCCCAGGAGTGGAG GTCTTCTGATGAATCTCAAGTATTATGTCTCGCCCTATGATTTATTTGAAGATGGCACTGGAGCCCCTGTTATTTTGCACGAGAACAATG TTCCTCGGTCTTTGGGTATGAATGTATCAGTAACAGTTGAGGGAACCATGACTATGTACAAACTTCCAATTGCACCACTGATTATGGGCTCTCATCCAGTTGACAGCAAAGG AACTCCGTCTTTCTCGTCGATCACCAGTGCCAACAGTGTGGACTTACCAGCTTGTTTCTTCCTGAAATTCCCACGTCCCATTCCAGTGTCTCGAGCTTTCATTCAGAAACTTCAGGGCTGCACAG GTATTCCACTGTTCGACACACCACCAACATTTGTACCCTTGTATGAGTTGATCACACAGTTTGAATTATCCAAGGAGGCTGATCCTCTACCTTTAAACCACAATATGCGCTTCTATGCA GCTCTTCCAGGACAGCAGCACTGTTACTTTCTGAACAAAGATGCTCCTCTCCCAGATGGAAGAAGCCTTCAAGGAACTCTGATTAGTAAAATCGCCTTCCAGCACCCAGGACGGGTTCCTCTCATCCTCAATTTGATCAGACATCAAGTGGCGTACAACACGCTGATTGGCAGCTGTGTCAAGcgaactgttttaaaagaag ATTCTCCTGGGATCCTGCAGTTTGAAGTTTGTCCTCTCTCTGACTCCTGTTTTAGTGTATCCTTTCAGCATCCTGTGAATGACTCCCTGGTGTGCG TGGTAATGGATGTGCAAGACTCTACTCATGTGAACTGTAAGCTGTACAAAGGGCTGTCCGATGCTCTTATCTGTACAGATGATTTCATTGCCAAAGTTGTTCAAAG ATGTATGTCCATTCCTGTCACCATGAGAGCAATTCGTAGAAAAGCAGAAACGATTCAAGCAGACACACCAGCCTTGTCCCTCATTGCAGAGACAGTAGAAGATATggtgaagaaaaatcttcccccagccagcagcccagG TTTGTTGCAGATCACAGGGAATGTGGGGTCTACCATTGGCTCAAGTCCAACCCCTCCCCATCACACACCACCACCAGTATCCTCACCAGCAAGCAACACCAAGAACCACCCCATGCTCATGAACCTTCTTAAAGAGAATCCCCCTCAGGATTTCTCCACTCTGTATGGGAGCAGCCCTCTCGAAAGGCAGAACTCTTCCTCTGGCTCCCCCAGAATGGAAATGGGCCCTGGGGGgaataagcaaaagaaaaaaaagtcccgCATGCCGGCCGACAAGCCCAAGCATCAGACTGAGGATGATTTCCAGAGGGAGCTCTTTTCAATGGATGTTGACTCCCAGAATCCCATTTTTGATGTCAACATGACTGCAGATACCCTGGACACCCCTCATATTACTCCAGCACCCAGCCAATGCAGCACTCCTCCTACTACATACCCACAGCCTATACCTCACTCGCAGCCCAGTATTCAGAGAATGGTTCGACTTTCTAGTTCGGACAGCATTGGAGCCGATGTTACTGATATCCTTTCGGATATAGCAGAGGAGGCTTCCAAGCTACCCACCACTAACGAGGACTGTCCACCCATTGGTACTCCAGTAAGAGACTCTTCTAGTTCAGGACATTCACAAAGTGCCCTCTTTGACCCAGATGTTTTTCAGACGAACAATAGTGAGAACCCATACACAGATCCAGCAGACCTGATAGCAGATGCTGCTGTGAGCCCCAACAGCGATTcttcaaaccatttttttccagatggagTAGATTTCAATCCTGACTTGCTGAACAGTCAGAGTCAAAGTGGCTTTGGGGAGGAGTACTTTGATGAGAGTAGTCAGAGTGGAGACACTGATGATTTCAAGGGCTATGCGTCCCAGGCTCTAACTACTTTGGGGGTGCAAGTCTTGGGGACTGATGGGGGGGAAAATAAGTTTAAGGGGAGTAATCAGTCCGATACGGTAGATTTTAGTATTATTGCAGCTGCAAGCAAAGCACTGGGGTCCTCTGACATCATGGAGCATCACAGTGGAGGTCAGAGCCCTTTACTGAATACAGGGgatataggaaaagaaaagtctcAGAAACGGGTAAAGGAAGGCAATGGTTCTGGAAGTAACATGGCGGGTCCCGGGATAGACGGGAAGCCAGGCAAGCGCAGCCGGACACCATCCAGTGATGGTAAAAGTAAAGAGAAACTTCCGAAGCGGAAGAAGCAGGAGACAGATGGGAAATCTCCATCTCACAGTTCATCAAACAGGCCTTTCACACCACCAGCAAGCACAGGTGGGTCCAAATCTCCTGGGAGTTCAGGCAGATCTCAGACTCCTCCTGGTGTAGCTACTCCTCCTATTCCAAAAATAACCATTCAGATCCCAAAAGGAACAGTGACTGTGGGCAAACCGTCTTCACATGGCCAGTATACAAGTAGTGGCTCTgtcacctcctccagcagcaaaaGCCATCATAGccattcttcctcctcctcttcttcctcctcttcaacctcaggcaaaattaaaagcagcaaatcaGAAGGGTCTTCTGGCTCAAAGATGAGCAGCAGCCTCTACTCAGGCCAAGGCAGCTCAAGTTCAGGTCAGTCCAAAAGCTCAGCTCAGTCGGTGGGAAAGCCTGGATCCTCCCCCATCACCAAACATGGCCTCAGCAGCGGTTCTGGAAGTACCAAGATGAAACCTCAAGGAAAGCCATCATCACTTATGAACCCTTCCATGAGTAAACCAAACATCTCTCCATCTCATTCTAGACCCTCGGGAGGTTCTGACAAGCTTGCTTCTCCCATGAAACCTGTCCCGGGTACTCCCCCATCATCTAAAGCGAAGTCACCTATCAGTTCAGGTTCCGGAGGCTCCCATATGTCTGGGACCGGATCAAGCTCAAGTATGAAATCATCTTCAGGAATGGGATCCTCTGGGTCTATGTCACAGAAACCACCTCCTTCATCAAATTCTTCGACGGCgtcttcatcttccttttcgTCTAGCGGGTCTTCCATGTCTTCATCTCAAAACCAGCATGGAAGTTCCAAAGGCAAGTCTCCAAGCAGAAACAAGAAGCCATCTCTGACTGCAGTCATAGACAAACTTAAACATGGGGTTGTCACTAGCGGGCCTGGTGGAGATGACCCAATGGATGGACAAATGGGGCCAAGTTCCAATTCCTCAAGCCATACTATGTCCTCCAAACACAATATGTCCGGAGGTGAGTTCCAGGGCAAACGTGAGAAGAGTGACAAAGAGAAATCTAAAGTCTCTGTTTCTGGAGGATCTGTTGACTCTTCCAAGAAGACTTCAGATTCCAAAAATGTTGGAAGCACTGGAGTGGCCAAAATTATCATCAGCAAACACGATGGTGGTTCCCCTAGCATTAAAGCCAAAGTAACTTTGCAGAAacctggggaaggaggtggggaTAGCCTAAGGCCTCAGATGGCTTCTTCCAAAAGCTATGGATCCCCTCTAATCAGTGGATCTACTCCAAAACATGAACGCTGCTCTCCCAGCCACAGTAAGTCACCAGCATACACTCCCCAAAACATAGACAGTGAGAGTGAGTCGGGCTCTTCCATAGCAGAGAAATCCTACcagaacagccccagctctgatGATGGCATTAGGCCTTTGCCTGAATATAGCTCAGAAAAACACAAGAAgcacaaaaaagagaagaaaaaagtgaaagacaAAGACCGGGACAGAGATCGGGATCGGGATAAAGACAGAGACAAGAAGAAATCTCACAGCATGAAGCCAGAGAGCTGGTCAAAGTCCCCAATTTCAGCTGACCAGTCTCTCTCCATGACAAGCAGTGCTATCCTTTCGGCTGAGCGCCCATCCCGGGCTAGCCCTGAGTTTTTGATCGGGGAAGAAGATGACGATCTCATGGATGTTGCTCTAATtggcaattaa